A DNA window from Brassica napus cultivar Da-Ae chromosome C1, Da-Ae, whole genome shotgun sequence contains the following coding sequences:
- the LOC106346572 gene encoding 23.6 kDa heat shock protein, mitochondrial, producing MASSLALRRLLSSTVAPGSRSFLRPQAASRLLNTNAVRSYDGGENERGVDIDRRSDRSVSRRGDDIFTDVFDPFSPTRSISQVLNLMDQFMENPLLSASRGMGASGARRGWDIKEKDDALYLRIDMPGLSREDVKLALENDTLVIRGEGKDVDDGGEEGGETGNRRFTSRIGLPEKVYKTDEIKAEMKNGVLKVVVPKMKEEERNDVRQIEIN from the exons ATGGCGTCATCCCTCGCTCTTAGGAGACTTCTCTCATCCACTGTCGCTCCTGGTTCCCGTAGCTTTCTTCGTCCACAAGCTGCCTCTCGCCTCCTCAACACCAACGCGGTCAGGAGCTATGACGGAGGTGAAAATGAACGCGGTGTTGATATAGACCGACGCTCTGATCGCTCTGTTTCTCGCCGTGGTGATGATATTTTCACAG ACGTGTTCGATCCCTTTTCACCGACGAGGAGTATTAGCCAGGTGCTGAATCTGATGGACCAGTTCATGGAGAATCCTCTGTTGTCGGCTAGTCGGGGCATGGGAGCTTCTGGAGCTCGGCGGGGTTGGGATATCAAGGAGAAAGACGATGCCCTCTACTTGAGGATCGACATGCCTGGGCTGAGCAGAGAGGATGTGAAGCTGGCTTTGGAGAACGACACTCTGGTTATAAGAGGAGAAGGGAAAGATGTGGacgatggtggcgaggaaggTGGAGAGACTGGTAATAGGAGATTCACAAGTCGGATTGGACTGCCGGAGAAGGTATACAAGACCGATGAGATTAAGGCGGAAATGAAGAACGGGGTTTTGAAAGTTGTGGTCCCGAAGatgaaggaagaagagagaaacgaTGTTCGTCAGATCGAAATCAACTGA
- the LOC106349802 gene encoding QWRF motif-containing protein 7-like gives MIPARNSASRSHEVNNVRSKEAFARFLEQRERGSPRSYTSSKGAKPGASSPSAWALSPGRVSTMKTSSSSSAPATSMCHTPPESPVSNAKMRSGGAVAGVLKYFKAQKKISPVQEERYHRFRMLHNRLIQLRFINARAEASILKVNVEVGFLVAAAKNGGYKTNMTLSQVLSLQRPLLNEWSKLDAKNCEALSKLTQKLHALSVRVPLLHGATVVDVVSIHEEMVGAIEVMDEIEDIVIKFLPRMNISNFYDQ, from the exons ATGATCCCAGCAAGAAACAGCGCGTCAAGATCTCACGAGGTGAACAACGTTAGAAGCAAAGAGGCGTTTGCTCGGTTCTTGGAGCAACGTGAGCGTGGAAGCCCTCGTAGTTACACTTCATCTAAAGGTGCAAAACCAGGAGCTAGCTCACCATCTGCGTGGGCGTTGTCTCCAGGAAGAGTTTCAACGATGAAAACTTCTTCCTCCAGCTCAGCTCCGGCGACTTCAATGTGCCACACGCCGCCTGAGTCACCGGTAAGCAACGCCAAGATGAGAAGCGGTGGAGCCGTGGCAGGAGTTTTGAAGTACTTCAAGGCACAGAAGAAAATATCTCCGGTACAAGAGGAAAGGTATCACCGGTTTAGGATGTTACACAACAGATTAATTCAACTTAGGTTTATTAACGCAAGAGCAGAAGCCAGTATCCTTAAGGTCAACGTTGAG GTTGGATTTTTGGTCGCTGCCGCTAAAAACGGCGGTTATAAAACGAACATGACTTTAAGTCAAGTTCTGAGCCTCCAAAGGCCTTTACTCAACGAGTGGTCTAAATTGGATGCGAAGAACTGTGAAGCGTTGAGCAAGCTAACTCAAAAACTGCACGCTTTGTCTGTTCGTGTACCCCTCCTACATGGTGCAACG GTAGTAGATGTGGTGTCTATACATGAAGAAATGGTCGGAGCTATAGAAGTTATGGATGAGATCGAAGATATTGTCATCAAGTTTCTCCCACGA ATGAATATCTCTAATTTTTATGATcagtaa